The segment GGCATTTTACGCATGATGGAAATCGAGGCGACGATCGCCCAAACCCTCGATGAATATGTCGAGATTGCCGTCCGCCTCGGCCATGACCACAATTGGCGTAATGAAGTGATTGACCAAATGCGACCCCAACAAGCAAAGCTGTTCAATGATATGTCCTGCGTCGATGCATTACAGGATTTCTTCCAAGCCGCTGTCTTCGAGCAAATGATGGCGGCAGAGGCCTAAGTTAACGGTCAAGCCAATCCGCTCACGGGAATTTGCACCAATCACACATGGAATGATCACCCAGCATTAAGCAGCGATCGCTACGTCTCCAATCACTTGGGCATAAAATCCAACCAGTTGCTGGGTCGCCGCCGACCATCCCCACCGTTCGGCTTCCCCACGGGCACTGCGCCGCAGCATCTCCCGTGACGCCGGATTCGCCAATAGCTTCCGGGTGGCCACGATCGCGCCGGTCTCATCCGCTGGGTCAAACATAAATCCATTGATGCCATCGGTGACAATGTCGGGAATCCCCCCCGAATTGGCCGCCACGACTGGGCAGCCCGCCGCCATGGCTTCCAGTAGCACCAAACCCAACGTCTCCGTGCGCGACGGAAAGACAAAGGCATCGGCCGAAGCATAGGCCGCGCCAAGTTCTTCACCATGCAAATACCCAACAAAATGCGTCTTCGTATCGGCAAAGTGGGCTTCCAAGGCTTCCCGGTTCGGACCATTACCGACCAACGCTAACCGTGCATCCGGGATCGACGCCAATACCGGCTTAATCCGCTCAATTTCTTTCTCCGCCGACAACCGCCCCACGTAGAGCAGCAGTGGCGCATCCGGCTGCCCCTGGGAAAGGCGATCGCGCATTTCGCGGCTGGCCAAATCCGGGCGAAAGGTTTCGGTATCAACCCCTCGCTGCCATAAATCTACCCGCTCAATCCCGTGAGATTCTAAGGCTTGCACCATTACCGATGAAGTACAAAGATTCAGCTTGGCCCGGTTATGGACATTTTTAATTAAGTTCCACATGAGCGGCTCAAGTGCGCCCAAACCATAATGCTTCAAATACTCTGGCAAGTGCGTATGGTAGGACGCCATTAAGGGCACGCCATAGCGCTTGGCATAGTAAACGCCAGAAAGACCCACAACCGCCGGATTTACTACATGAACAATATCTGGTTTAAACCGCCGGAGCTCCACACCAATTGACGGTCGTGGCAACGCCATTTTCAATTCTGGGTATAACGGCAAGGGAAATGCCGAAATGCCATAGATTGACGCATCTTGATATTCTGTCAGACCATAGTCAGGGCAAAACACCTGCACCTGATGGCCCTGACGTTGCAGATGTTCTACCGTATGCTTCAACCGAGTGACAATGCCATCAACCTTCGGCAAAAACGTTTCCGTAAAAAGCGCAATTCGCATAAACCCTACTATCTTCAAATCACGTTGAGCGATCAGCTAGCCGTTTACCAAAGGGACATCGGAGTCCGTCCCTGAATTATTCACTTGCAGCTACTTCCACTTCACCTTCGGCAGGATTTCATTTGCATCAACGCGACCTTTGTACTTGGTGGCAAAATTTAACAATGAATCCAGTAGCGAATCGGAAAGGTAATGCGGCTGCAGCCCCAAGTCAATCAACTTCGTATTTTTCGCATTGAAGTAGTGCTCCTCTAGTTCAACCCGAGGGTTATCAATGCTATTGATTTCGACTTTTAACCCGATCGCCGCACCGGCTTCTTTGACCTTATGCGCCAAATCCGCGATGCTAAACAATTCCGTAAACTGGTTGAACACCCGGAATTCTCCAGCCTCAGCGGGGTTATTCACCGCAATTTCAATACACCGAACAGTGTCACGAATATCCAATAAGCCCCGCGTCTGACCACCCGCACCATAGACCGTCAAAGGATGTCCAATCGCTGCCTGAATACAGAATCGATTCAAGGCTGTACCGAATACACCGTCATAGTCCAGCCGGTTAATCAACAGCTCATCCATACCGGTTTCTTCGGTCAAGACACCATAGACAATGCCTTGGTTCAGATCCGTTGCCCGCAAGCCCCAGACCTTACAAGCGAATTGAATATTATGCGAGTCATGCACCTTACTCAAATGGTAGAAAGAACCCGGCTGCTTCGGATAGGGCAGCGTATCTTTACGGCCATTGTGCTCGATCGTGATGTAGCCTTCTTCAATATCAATGTTTGGCGTCCCATATTCGCCCATGGTGCCAAGCTTCACCAGATGACAATCCGGCAACTCTTCCTTAATGGCGTAGAGAATATTTAAGTTGCCGATGACGTTATTGCTCTGCGTCAAGACCGCATGTTCGCGATCGATCATCGAAAACGGCGCGGAGCGCTGCTCACCAAAGTGAACAATGGCGTCCGGCTTAAATTGCTGCAAAGAATTAATTAAAAAACTGTAATCGCAGATATCCCCAATGAAGAGATCGATCGTTTTTCCGGTGAGGTCGTGCCAGCGCTGCAAACGCTGCTGAATCGGCGCGATCGGCGTCAGCGTATTAACTTGCAGTTGGGCATCCCAGTGTCGCCGCACCAAACTATCAAGGATGGCCACGTCATGGCCTCGATTTGAAAGATAGAGCGCAGTCGCCCAGCCACAATAACCATCGCCACCAATAACAAGGACTCTCATGGGTATTTTTTAGATTCTATTGCTGCGTTACTTCTTGCCAAATCTATCAGGTTTTGGCCCAAGGTTCGCGATAAGCTTTCGGCTTTTGCTAAAGCCCACAGCCACCGGGTAAAGACAACTTCAAGGGTGGGTTAAATCACTCGATCTGTCATCTAACTAAAGGCAGAATGTACATCAGCGTACAGTGCCGACCAGGCAGCGCATGCAGCCCCATCATCGGCGGCATATCGGCGCATTCGGCAACGAAGACGTATTCCAAAACACTGACAATGCGAATCGCCTATCCTTCGGCGACAAATCGCTCGGAATCTAAGAAGGGTGGCACCGGACAGTCGAGTAAAATGACGATCGCCCGCAACAAATCAGCTTGTTTCAGCGTGATTTTGTGATCGACCATGACCGTTTGGGAGCAAGCATCGACAATCCCTTGTTTCAACTTCGGGGTCACCCGTCGCACTTTGTCCAAACTCCGACGCAACTCGCCCAAACTACAGCTCGGCAAACCCTCTGGAACGGCATTCTGACTCACACCTGGGAGCCGAAACAGCCCCGTTCGAAACGCAAACGCGACTTCCTCCGCATTTTGACTGCCAATCTTGGCCAAGGCCGCAATCAACGTCAACGCCTCATGCCAAACTGGGGCGATGTCCTTATAATCCACGGTCGGCGGTTGTGGGGCAGTGATATGGGGTTGTAGGCGATATTGCAACACTAAATAGCTGACAAACTCAGCCAGAGTCCACTGACCATCAATTTTTGCTAATTCATGCACCACTTTTAACACTCGCTGACAGTCCTGCGCTGCCGTTTGACGCAGGGCCGGTATTGCCAAATCCAACATCGGCAGGTACAAA is part of the Romeriopsis navalis LEGE 11480 genome and harbors:
- a CDS encoding glycosyltransferase family 4 protein, which encodes MRIALFTETFLPKVDGIVTRLKHTVEHLQRQGHQVQVFCPDYGLTEYQDASIYGISAFPLPLYPELKMALPRPSIGVELRRFKPDIVHVVNPAVVGLSGVYYAKRYGVPLMASYHTHLPEYLKHYGLGALEPLMWNLIKNVHNRAKLNLCTSSVMVQALESHGIERVDLWQRGVDTETFRPDLASREMRDRLSQGQPDAPLLLYVGRLSAEKEIERIKPVLASIPDARLALVGNGPNREALEAHFADTKTHFVGYLHGEELGAAYASADAFVFPSRTETLGLVLLEAMAAGCPVVAANSGGIPDIVTDGINGFMFDPADETGAIVATRKLLANPASREMLRRSARGEAERWGWSAATQQLVGFYAQVIGDVAIAA
- a CDS encoding NAD-dependent epimerase/dehydratase family protein encodes the protein MRVLVIGGDGYCGWATALYLSNRGHDVAILDSLVRRHWDAQLQVNTLTPIAPIQQRLQRWHDLTGKTIDLFIGDICDYSFLINSLQQFKPDAIVHFGEQRSAPFSMIDREHAVLTQSNNVIGNLNILYAIKEELPDCHLVKLGTMGEYGTPNIDIEEGYITIEHNGRKDTLPYPKQPGSFYHLSKVHDSHNIQFACKVWGLRATDLNQGIVYGVLTEETGMDELLINRLDYDGVFGTALNRFCIQAAIGHPLTVYGAGGQTRGLLDIRDTVRCIEIAVNNPAEAGEFRVFNQFTELFSIADLAHKVKEAGAAIGLKVEINSIDNPRVELEEHYFNAKNTKLIDLGLQPHYLSDSLLDSLLNFATKYKGRVDANEILPKVKWK